A genomic segment from Nocardiopsis sp. Huas11 encodes:
- a CDS encoding long-chain fatty acid--CoA ligase yields the protein MLNLSVLLEDGARSVPEKDCLVFGDLRLNYAITNMIANQVANLLVSRGVRPGDRVALASPNLPYFPFVYYGALKAGAVVVPLNVLLTPREIAYHLEDSGAKALFAFTGSPELPLGERAFEAFGQVDSCETYIDLPGTPGATESTIEGAETLWKALEGQPGEFETVQSGAEDTAVIIYTSGTTGRPKGAELSHNNLLMNAVISARVVNAHPDGRDVSLTVLPLFHIFGQTVMLNGPLYRGGTLVLMPRFDGAEALRLMEKEGVTGFAGVPTMYWGLLNAVQAAEPGAYDLEKIASNMVDAASGGASLPGQLAEDFTKTFGVEIKEGYGLSETSPVVSFNNPKVLAKTGSIGLPVWGVEMKLIDPEWNEVQDEGEIAVRGHCVMKGYHNRPEANAEVLRDGWFRTGDIARRDEDGMYFIVDRSKDMIIRGGYNVYPREIEEVLMTHPAVSLAAVVGVPHDTHGEEVKAFVIKDAETDATEQEIIDFAKERLAAYKYPRSVEFRTELPMTATGKILKRELR from the coding sequence ATGCTCAACCTGTCCGTACTCCTCGAGGACGGCGCCCGGTCCGTCCCCGAGAAGGACTGCCTGGTCTTCGGCGATCTACGACTGAACTACGCGATCACCAACATGATCGCCAACCAGGTCGCCAACCTGCTGGTGTCCCGGGGGGTGCGCCCCGGTGACCGCGTCGCCCTCGCCAGCCCCAACCTGCCCTACTTCCCCTTCGTCTACTACGGCGCCCTCAAGGCGGGCGCGGTGGTCGTCCCGCTCAACGTGCTCCTCACTCCGCGTGAGATCGCCTACCACCTGGAGGACTCCGGCGCCAAGGCGCTCTTCGCCTTCACCGGCAGCCCCGAGCTGCCGCTGGGCGAGCGCGCGTTCGAGGCCTTCGGCCAGGTCGACTCCTGCGAGACCTACATCGACCTGCCCGGCACGCCCGGCGCCACGGAGTCCACCATCGAGGGCGCCGAAACCCTGTGGAAGGCGCTGGAGGGCCAGCCCGGCGAGTTCGAGACCGTGCAGAGCGGGGCCGAGGACACCGCGGTCATCATCTACACCAGTGGCACGACGGGCCGCCCCAAGGGCGCGGAGCTCTCCCACAACAACCTGCTCATGAACGCGGTGATCTCCGCCCGCGTGGTCAACGCCCACCCCGACGGCCGCGACGTCTCGCTCACCGTTCTCCCGCTGTTCCACATCTTCGGCCAGACCGTCATGCTCAACGGCCCGCTGTACCGGGGCGGGACGCTCGTCCTCATGCCGCGGTTCGACGGCGCCGAGGCGCTCCGCCTCATGGAGAAGGAGGGCGTGACCGGGTTCGCCGGCGTGCCCACCATGTACTGGGGCCTGCTCAACGCGGTCCAGGCGGCCGAGCCCGGCGCCTACGACCTGGAGAAGATCGCGTCGAACATGGTCGACGCCGCCTCCGGCGGAGCCTCCCTGCCCGGCCAGCTGGCCGAGGACTTCACGAAGACCTTCGGTGTGGAGATCAAGGAGGGCTACGGCCTGTCCGAGACCTCTCCGGTGGTCTCCTTCAACAACCCCAAGGTCCTGGCCAAGACCGGTTCGATCGGCCTGCCGGTGTGGGGTGTGGAGATGAAGCTCATCGACCCCGAGTGGAACGAGGTCCAGGACGAGGGCGAGATCGCGGTGCGCGGGCACTGCGTGATGAAGGGCTACCACAACCGCCCCGAGGCCAACGCCGAGGTGCTGCGCGACGGCTGGTTCCGTACGGGTGACATCGCCCGCCGGGACGAGGACGGCATGTACTTCATCGTCGACCGGTCCAAGGACATGATCATCCGCGGCGGCTACAACGTGTACCCGCGGGAGATCGAGGAGGTCCTGATGACCCACCCGGCCGTCAGCCTGGCCGCGGTCGTGGGCGTGCCGCACGACACCCACGGCGAGGAGGTCAAGGCGTTCGTGATCAAGGACGCCGAGACCGACGCCACCGAGCAGGAGATCATCGACTTCGCCAAGGAGCGCCTGGCCGCCTACAAGTACCCGCGTTCCGTGGAGTTCCGCACCGAGCTGCCGATGACCGCCACGGGCAAGATCCTCAAGCGCGAACTGCGCTGA
- a CDS encoding cyclopropane-fatty-acyl-phospholipid synthase family protein — MRLAEIFERVVGRDAPIRFTAYDGSTAGDPNSDVALHVRTPVAVNYLAQSPNAVGLTRAYVSGHLDLEGDMYTALRRMADFAFAEGVNLSVGDIAGIVRSVGWVKFVNRVAPPPQEVTRGRLAGLGWRHSKRRDAEAIHHHYDVGNDFYELVLGPSMTYTCAVFDEADGALERVGESAAGAKGAGEDAGKHGGGALESAQFRKYELVSRKLGLQEGMRLLDVGCGWGGMVMHAAREHGVRALGVTLSKEQAEWAAKRIAQEGLSELAEVRHMDYRDVPDASYDRISSIGLTEHVGASNLGSYFDSLYAKLVPGGRLLNHCITRPRNDLKPMDPKGFINRYVFPDGELEGPALIQREMNDAGFEIRHQENLREHYALTLRHWSANLDRNWDEAVALVGEGTARVWRLYMAGCVVGFEKDVVQLHQILGVKLDGTEAHMPLRPRF, encoded by the coding sequence ATGCGGCTTGCGGAGATCTTCGAGAGGGTCGTCGGCCGGGACGCCCCCATCCGGTTCACCGCCTACGACGGCAGCACCGCCGGGGACCCGAACAGCGACGTCGCCCTCCACGTGCGGACGCCGGTGGCGGTCAACTACCTGGCCCAGTCGCCCAACGCCGTCGGGCTGACGCGCGCGTACGTGTCCGGTCACCTCGATCTCGAAGGTGACATGTACACCGCCCTGCGCAGGATGGCGGACTTCGCCTTCGCGGAGGGCGTCAACCTCTCCGTCGGCGACATCGCGGGGATCGTGCGGTCGGTGGGATGGGTCAAGTTCGTCAACCGGGTGGCCCCGCCGCCGCAGGAGGTGACCCGGGGCAGGCTCGCGGGCCTGGGCTGGCGCCACTCCAAGCGGCGGGACGCCGAGGCCATCCACCACCACTACGACGTGGGCAACGACTTCTACGAGCTGGTCCTGGGCCCGTCGATGACCTACACGTGCGCCGTCTTCGACGAGGCCGACGGCGCCCTGGAGCGCGTGGGCGAGTCGGCGGCCGGGGCGAAGGGCGCCGGCGAGGACGCCGGCAAGCACGGGGGCGGCGCGCTGGAGAGCGCCCAGTTCCGCAAGTACGAGCTCGTCTCGCGCAAGCTCGGCCTCCAGGAGGGCATGCGCCTGCTGGACGTGGGCTGCGGCTGGGGCGGCATGGTCATGCACGCGGCCCGCGAGCACGGCGTGCGCGCCCTCGGCGTCACCCTGTCCAAGGAGCAGGCGGAGTGGGCGGCCAAGCGGATCGCCCAGGAGGGGCTCTCGGAGCTGGCGGAAGTCCGCCACATGGACTACCGGGACGTGCCCGACGCCAGCTACGACCGGATCAGCTCCATCGGTCTGACCGAGCACGTCGGCGCCAGCAACCTCGGCTCCTACTTCGACTCGCTGTACGCCAAGCTCGTCCCCGGCGGACGCCTGCTCAACCACTGCATCACCCGCCCGCGCAACGACCTCAAGCCGATGGACCCCAAGGGCTTCATCAACCGGTACGTGTTCCCCGACGGTGAGCTGGAGGGGCCGGCCCTGATCCAGCGCGAGATGAACGACGCCGGGTTCGAGATCCGCCACCAGGAGAACCTGCGGGAGCACTACGCCCTGACCCTGCGCCACTGGAGCGCGAACCTGGACCGGAACTGGGACGAGGCCGTGGCCCTGGTCGGGGAGGGCACCGCCCGCGTGTGGCGGCTCTACATGGCCGGCTGCGTCGTGGGATTCGAGAAGGACGTCGTACAGCTGCACCAGATCCTCGGTGTGAAACTCGACGGCACCGAGGCCCACATGCCCCTGCGTCCGCGGTTCTGA
- a CDS encoding glutamate racemase: MRIVLVDSGIGMLSTAAALRAARPDADLVLSMDPDHMPWGLRTPDEVIGRLLAGARAAQGGEADAVVVPCNTASVHALDALRAEFEPRVPVIGTVPAIKPAAAAGGPIAVWSTVATTRSRYQSRLVETFAEGVDVTPVACAGLAEAVESADPRAIAEAVDYAAGLTPAAVRGVVLGCTHYDLVGARITEALGEVALYSAADAVAAQTLRRIGDVPFGDSAGTVRVLASGRPSPMPAAALAYPAGRALAAAPTSAL; the protein is encoded by the coding sequence GTGCGCATCGTTCTCGTTGATTCCGGAATCGGCATGCTCTCCACCGCCGCGGCCCTGCGCGCCGCGCGGCCCGACGCCGATCTGGTCCTGTCCATGGATCCCGACCACATGCCCTGGGGGCTGCGGACTCCGGACGAGGTGATCGGCCGCCTCCTGGCCGGAGCGCGCGCCGCACAGGGCGGGGAGGCCGACGCGGTCGTGGTGCCGTGCAACACCGCTTCGGTGCACGCGCTGGACGCCCTGCGGGCCGAGTTCGAGCCGCGGGTCCCCGTGATCGGGACGGTGCCGGCGATCAAGCCCGCGGCCGCCGCGGGCGGTCCCATCGCGGTGTGGTCCACGGTCGCCACAACCCGCAGCAGGTACCAGAGCCGACTCGTCGAGACGTTCGCGGAGGGAGTGGACGTCACCCCCGTGGCCTGCGCCGGACTGGCCGAGGCCGTGGAGTCGGCCGATCCGCGGGCGATCGCCGAGGCCGTCGACTACGCCGCCGGGCTGACGCCCGCCGCCGTGCGCGGGGTGGTGCTCGGCTGCACGCACTACGACCTGGTCGGTGCGCGGATCACCGAGGCACTGGGCGAGGTGGCCCTGTACAGTGCCGCCGACGCGGTGGCGGCGCAGACGCTGCGCCGGATCGGCGACGTTCCCTTCGGCGACTCGGCGGGCACCGTGCGCGTGCTGGCCAGTGGCCGCCCGTCGCCGATGCCCGCCGCCGCGCTGGCCTATCCGGCCGGGCGCGCGCTGGCCGCCGCGCCGACCTCCGCCCTGTAG
- a CDS encoding carbohydrate ABC transporter permease, with the protein MRRRRALLPWALLTPALAVIGLLLLFPLGRIVWLSFREYGLRELVSGESAFVGLANYLTLMGDPYLWRVAMLNTVAFALVAVVATIVLGTLVALLLSTLRPVTRVAVVSCIMVAWAMPAVSGTYVWLWIFDVESGVVARALISAGAIDPAGYNWFADRVFFYAIATLNVVHGGFPFVAVTVLAGLLTVPRELHEAALIDGAGAWQRFWHVTFPVLRPVFAVVTVLSTIWDFKVFAQIYLMPGGDVGGSQMLNLGVWAYVRSFSHNDYGLGSAIAVLLSLLLLSVTVVYLRVLFREDELR; encoded by the coding sequence ATGCGTCGGCGGCGCGCCCTGCTGCCCTGGGCGCTGCTGACGCCGGCGCTGGCCGTCATCGGACTGCTCCTGCTGTTCCCGCTCGGCCGGATCGTCTGGCTGTCGTTTCGCGAGTACGGGCTGCGCGAGCTCGTCTCCGGCGAGTCGGCCTTCGTCGGCCTGGCCAACTACCTCACCCTGATGGGCGACCCGTACCTGTGGCGGGTCGCCATGCTCAACACCGTGGCCTTCGCCCTGGTGGCGGTGGTGGCGACCATCGTGCTCGGCACACTGGTCGCCCTGCTGCTGTCGACCCTGCGTCCGGTGACCCGGGTGGCCGTGGTCTCCTGCATCATGGTGGCCTGGGCCATGCCGGCGGTCAGCGGCACCTACGTGTGGCTGTGGATCTTCGACGTCGAGAGCGGCGTGGTGGCCCGGGCGCTGATCTCCGCGGGCGCGATCGACCCCGCGGGCTACAACTGGTTCGCCGACCGCGTGTTCTTCTACGCGATCGCCACGCTCAACGTGGTCCACGGCGGGTTCCCGTTCGTGGCCGTGACGGTCCTGGCCGGGCTGCTGACCGTGCCCCGGGAGCTGCACGAGGCGGCGCTGATCGACGGCGCCGGGGCGTGGCAGCGCTTCTGGCACGTCACCTTCCCCGTCCTGCGCCCGGTGTTCGCCGTGGTCACCGTCCTGTCCACGATCTGGGACTTCAAGGTGTTCGCGCAGATCTACCTCATGCCCGGCGGCGACGTGGGCGGCTCACAGATGCTCAACCTCGGCGTGTGGGCCTACGTGCGCTCCTTCAGCCACAACGACTACGGCCTGGGCTCGGCGATCGCCGTCCTGCTCTCGCTGCTGCTGCTGAGCGTCACGGTGGTCTACCTGCGCGTCCTCTTCCGGGAAGATGAGCTGCGATGA
- a CDS encoding FAD-binding protein has protein sequence MTPHQQGTSKSAPAGARAGFAEHIAAVQRLRRDFRALPQDAPVRLAKPTSNLFRFREPSSAPSLDVSAFSGVIAIDPVERLADVGGMTTYEDLVAATLPHGLMPTVVPQLRTITVGGAVTGLGIESSSFRSGLPHEGVQEMEILTGSGDVVTATRDNEHSDLFYGFPNSYGTLGYSLRLRIELEPVSAYVNLRHLRFSDAAECMDALARICADAEHDGQPVDFVDGVAFGPDELYLTVARFTDQAPWVSDYTGNDVYYKSIPRYAGNGPGDYLTVHDYLWRWDTDWFWCSRAFGTQHPLVRPLWPRALKRSDVYRRLVAWDRRTDFFRLLTHYRGKRPQEPLIQDIEVGVERGAEFLDFFHSEIGMTPVWMCPLKLSEPRRPALGGSDEHVWPLYPLENDRLYVNFGFWGLVDMLPGQRRAHHNRRVEEEVARLGGHKSLYSDAFYTEDEFWSLYNGTAYSGLKQTYDPGGRLLDLYAKCVGNR, from the coding sequence ATGACACCTCACCAACAGGGAACGAGCAAGAGCGCCCCCGCCGGAGCGCGGGCCGGCTTCGCCGAGCACATCGCCGCGGTCCAACGGCTGCGCCGCGACTTCCGGGCGCTTCCGCAGGACGCGCCCGTCCGGCTCGCCAAGCCCACGTCCAACCTCTTCCGTTTCCGGGAACCCTCCTCGGCGCCCTCCCTCGACGTGTCCGCCTTCTCCGGGGTCATCGCCATCGACCCGGTGGAACGCCTCGCCGACGTCGGCGGCATGACCACCTACGAGGACCTCGTCGCCGCGACCCTCCCGCACGGACTGATGCCCACCGTCGTGCCGCAGCTGCGCACCATCACCGTGGGCGGGGCGGTCACCGGCCTGGGCATCGAGTCCTCCTCCTTCCGCAGCGGACTGCCCCACGAGGGGGTCCAGGAGATGGAGATCCTCACCGGGTCGGGCGACGTCGTCACGGCCACGCGCGACAACGAGCACAGCGACCTCTTCTACGGGTTCCCCAACTCCTACGGCACCCTCGGTTACAGCCTGCGCCTGCGCATCGAGCTGGAACCGGTCTCCGCCTACGTGAACCTGCGGCACCTGCGCTTCTCCGACGCCGCCGAGTGCATGGACGCCCTGGCGCGGATCTGCGCCGACGCCGAGCACGACGGGCAGCCGGTCGACTTCGTGGACGGGGTGGCCTTCGGGCCCGACGAGCTCTACCTCACCGTCGCCCGCTTCACCGACCAGGCGCCGTGGGTGAGCGACTACACGGGCAACGACGTCTACTACAAGTCGATCCCGCGCTACGCCGGGAACGGGCCCGGCGACTACCTCACCGTCCACGACTACCTGTGGCGGTGGGACACCGACTGGTTCTGGTGCTCGCGCGCCTTCGGCACCCAGCACCCCCTCGTGCGGCCGCTGTGGCCCCGGGCGCTCAAGCGCTCGGACGTCTACCGCCGGCTCGTCGCCTGGGACCGGCGCACCGACTTCTTCCGGCTCCTGACCCACTACCGCGGCAAGCGCCCCCAGGAGCCGCTCATCCAGGACATCGAGGTCGGCGTCGAGCGCGGCGCGGAGTTCCTGGACTTCTTCCACTCCGAGATCGGTATGACACCGGTCTGGATGTGCCCGCTCAAGCTCAGCGAGCCGCGCCGGCCCGCCCTGGGCGGGAGCGACGAGCACGTCTGGCCGCTCTACCCCCTGGAGAACGACCGCCTCTACGTGAACTTCGGTTTCTGGGGACTGGTCGACATGCTTCCCGGCCAGCGCCGGGCCCACCACAACCGCCGGGTGGAGGAGGAGGTCGCCCGATTGGGCGGCCACAAGTCCCTGTACTCGGACGCCTTCTACACCGAGGACGAGTTCTGGAGCCTCTACAACGGGACGGCCTACTCGGGCCTCAAACAGACCTACGACCCCGGGGGGCGGCTCCTGGACCTGTACGCCAAGTGCGTGGGCAACCGCTAG
- a CDS encoding sugar ABC transporter substrate-binding protein: protein MARSRTHKYVPLPAAAVALTLAVTSCATGGSETDTLQVWIMQGTNPDETAFFEAANAAFTEETGIGVEVEFVPWQDAHDKISTSIAGGTMPDVAELGNTFTPGFADAGALHDLSAYVDDTSAYIPGLMEMGELDEGVYGVPWYASIRSVVYRSDLFEEHGLDVPANWAELRETAVALSEAEGDMTAFPVPGDAQYSVMPWIWGGGGEIAVQGSDGTWDSTIDTDEGRAGVEFFTGLALEDGVSSTGAVNWNEIDVMESVAEEEAAMAILGSANPKAILEANPDLEGRIGSFTLPGQDGGHMPSFAGGSLLSVFEGTGNEEAAQSYVEHLTGDEFSARWAEETGFFPGTIEGVDTFSASADPILEPFAVQLSEASRGLPVTPEWSRVESEKVIVAMQQDILNGNATVDEATETAAAEIERILNGG, encoded by the coding sequence ATGGCCCGCAGCCGCACACACAAGTACGTTCCCCTCCCCGCCGCCGCAGTGGCCCTCACCCTCGCTGTGACCTCCTGCGCGACCGGCGGCTCCGAGACCGACACCCTCCAGGTGTGGATCATGCAGGGCACCAACCCCGACGAGACGGCCTTCTTCGAAGCGGCCAACGCCGCGTTCACGGAGGAGACCGGTATCGGGGTCGAGGTGGAGTTCGTGCCCTGGCAGGACGCCCACGACAAGATCTCCACCTCGATCGCCGGCGGGACGATGCCCGACGTCGCCGAGCTCGGCAACACCTTCACCCCCGGATTCGCCGACGCCGGGGCCCTGCACGACCTGTCCGCCTACGTCGACGACACCTCGGCGTACATTCCCGGCCTGATGGAGATGGGCGAACTGGACGAGGGCGTCTACGGCGTCCCCTGGTACGCCTCCATCAGGTCCGTCGTCTACCGGTCCGACCTGTTCGAGGAGCACGGCCTGGACGTGCCCGCGAACTGGGCGGAGCTGCGCGAGACCGCCGTCGCCCTGTCCGAGGCCGAGGGGGACATGACCGCTTTCCCCGTCCCCGGAGACGCCCAGTACTCCGTCATGCCGTGGATCTGGGGCGGTGGCGGTGAGATCGCGGTGCAGGGGTCCGACGGCACGTGGGACTCCACCATCGACACCGACGAGGGCAGAGCGGGCGTCGAGTTCTTCACCGGCCTGGCCCTGGAGGACGGCGTCTCCTCCACCGGCGCCGTGAACTGGAACGAGATCGACGTCATGGAGTCCGTGGCCGAGGAGGAGGCCGCCATGGCCATCCTGGGCAGCGCGAACCCCAAGGCGATCCTCGAGGCCAACCCGGACCTGGAGGGACGGATCGGCTCCTTCACCCTGCCCGGCCAGGACGGCGGCCACATGCCCTCCTTCGCCGGCGGCTCACTGCTGTCGGTCTTCGAGGGCACCGGGAACGAGGAGGCGGCCCAGAGCTACGTCGAGCACCTCACCGGGGACGAGTTCTCCGCCCGCTGGGCCGAGGAGACCGGGTTCTTCCCGGGCACGATCGAGGGCGTCGACACCTTCTCCGCCTCGGCCGACCCCATCCTGGAGCCCTTCGCCGTCCAGCTCAGCGAGGCCAGCCGGGGCCTGCCCGTGACCCCGGAGTGGAGCCGGGTGGAGTCGGAGAAGGTCATCGTCGCCATGCAGCAGGACATCCTCAACGGCAACGCCACCGTGGACGAGGCCACGGAGACCGCCGCCGCGGAGATCGAACGCATCCTCAACGGGGGTTGA
- a CDS encoding carbohydrate ABC transporter permease, translating into MLVSAFSDRSTAGGGTLVPTDLTVDNFVYVLTEGDFGRYMLNSLAVAAVTVTGACVLALLAAVAVTRFRFRMRTAVLVMVLVVQMVPLEALVIPLFLQVRDLGMLNTLLGLGVVYIALSLPLAVWMMRGFVAAVPKEVEEAAYIDGASWPRMFWSVLFPLVAPGLVATAIFAFIIAWNEFVLALTFMTRSENYTVAVGLRQFFGQYANDWGHVMAASTLITLPVMVFFILVQRWLVSGLVQGAVKG; encoded by the coding sequence ATGCTGGTCAGCGCGTTCTCCGACCGTTCGACGGCCGGCGGCGGGACGCTGGTGCCCACGGACCTGACCGTCGACAACTTCGTCTACGTTCTGACCGAGGGCGACTTCGGCCGCTACATGCTCAACTCGCTGGCGGTCGCCGCGGTGACGGTGACGGGCGCGTGCGTGCTGGCGCTGCTGGCCGCCGTGGCGGTGACGCGCTTCCGCTTCCGGATGCGCACGGCGGTCCTGGTCATGGTGCTCGTGGTGCAGATGGTGCCGTTGGAGGCGCTGGTCATTCCGCTCTTCCTCCAGGTCCGTGATCTGGGCATGCTGAACACCCTGCTGGGGCTGGGGGTGGTCTACATCGCCCTGTCCCTGCCGTTGGCGGTGTGGATGATGCGCGGTTTCGTGGCCGCGGTGCCCAAGGAGGTCGAGGAGGCCGCCTACATCGACGGCGCCTCGTGGCCGCGCATGTTCTGGTCGGTCCTGTTCCCCCTGGTGGCGCCGGGGCTGGTGGCCACGGCCATCTTCGCGTTCATCATCGCCTGGAACGAGTTCGTGCTGGCGCTGACCTTCATGACGCGCAGCGAGAACTACACGGTGGCGGTCGGGCTGCGCCAGTTCTTCGGCCAGTACGCCAACGACTGGGGGCACGTGATGGCCGCGTCCACGCTCATCACCCTGCCGGTGATGGTCTTCTTCATCCTCGTCCAGCGCTGGCTGGTCTCGGGCCTGGTCCAGGGCGCCGTCAAGGGCTGA
- the leuS gene encoding leucine--tRNA ligase: protein MTAVDGDQTTGDTYDARALQDKWQARWAAELPFQASEDPGDTRPRSYIVDMFAYPSGDLHMGHAEAYAIGDVIGRYRFQRGDNVLHPVGWDSFGLPAENAAIKNDSHPAEWTYANIETQAASFRRYGIGVDWSRRLHTSDPEYYKWNQWLFLRFFERGLAYRKDGQVNWCPKDQTVLANEQVVQGRCERCGSDVVRRSLNQWYFKITDYAQRLLDDMDQLDNGRWPDEILAMQRNWIGRSTGADVHFQIEGRDEPVTVFTTRPDTLYGATFFVVAADAELADELCAPEQREAFDAYRRDVAKLSDIERQATERPKTGVFLGRYAINPVNGERMPVWAADYVLADYGHGAIMAVPAHDQRDLDFALAFDLPVKVVVETGEADPAETGVATAGEGTLRDSGPLDGLDKTAAIERIIEVMAERGTGAGTINYRLRDWLLSRQRYWGTPIPIIHCPSCGEVAVPDEQLPVTLPELKGAELAPKGVSPLAAAKEWVEVDCPSCAGPANRDTDTMDTFVDSSWYFLRYCSPHDDSAPFDSEAVDKWGPVDHYIGGKEHATLHLMYARFFTKVLHDMGMVSFTEPFRRLTNQGQVINEGRAMSKSLGNGVDLGKEIDAYGVDAVRLTMLFASPPEEDVDWADVSVTAAQKFLNRAYRVMSEAGAASRPGTDPATGHVELRRVTHRSIDQITTLVESRRFNVAIARVMELVSAARKAIDSGPGAADPAVREAAEFVAVALSLFAPYVAEEGWEKLGHVGTVAVDNWPEADPALLVQEEVTCVVQVQSKVRDKLTVAPDIDPAELERLALASEKARNFIGDKQVRKVIVRAPKLVNIVVG, encoded by the coding sequence ATGACAGCGGTAGACGGCGACCAGACGACGGGCGACACCTACGACGCCCGAGCCCTCCAGGACAAGTGGCAGGCGCGCTGGGCCGCGGAGCTGCCGTTCCAGGCGAGTGAGGACCCCGGCGACACCAGGCCCCGCTCCTACATCGTCGACATGTTCGCCTACCCCTCGGGCGACCTGCACATGGGCCACGCCGAGGCCTACGCCATCGGCGACGTCATCGGGCGCTACCGCTTCCAGCGCGGCGACAACGTGCTGCACCCCGTCGGCTGGGACTCCTTCGGCCTGCCCGCGGAGAACGCGGCGATCAAGAACGACTCTCACCCGGCCGAGTGGACCTACGCCAACATCGAGACTCAGGCGGCCTCCTTCCGGCGCTACGGCATCGGCGTCGACTGGTCGCGACGGCTGCACACCAGCGACCCCGAGTACTACAAGTGGAACCAGTGGCTGTTCCTGCGCTTCTTCGAGCGCGGCCTGGCCTACCGCAAGGACGGCCAGGTCAACTGGTGCCCCAAGGACCAGACGGTGCTGGCCAACGAGCAGGTCGTGCAGGGCCGGTGTGAGCGCTGCGGGTCCGACGTCGTGCGCCGCAGCCTGAACCAGTGGTACTTCAAGATCACCGACTACGCCCAGCGCCTGCTGGACGACATGGACCAGCTGGACAACGGCCGCTGGCCGGACGAGATCCTGGCCATGCAGCGCAACTGGATCGGCCGTTCCACCGGCGCCGACGTCCACTTCCAGATCGAGGGCCGCGACGAGCCGGTCACCGTGTTCACCACGCGCCCGGACACGCTGTACGGGGCCACGTTCTTCGTGGTGGCCGCCGACGCCGAGCTGGCCGACGAGCTGTGCGCGCCCGAGCAGCGCGAGGCCTTCGACGCCTACCGGCGCGACGTCGCCAAGCTCTCCGACATCGAGCGCCAGGCCACCGAGCGCCCCAAGACCGGCGTCTTCCTGGGCCGGTACGCGATCAACCCGGTCAACGGCGAGCGCATGCCGGTCTGGGCGGCCGACTACGTGCTGGCCGACTACGGCCACGGCGCCATCATGGCCGTCCCCGCCCACGACCAGCGCGACCTGGACTTCGCCCTGGCCTTCGACCTGCCGGTCAAGGTCGTCGTGGAGACCGGAGAGGCCGACCCGGCCGAGACCGGCGTGGCCACCGCGGGCGAGGGCACCCTGCGCGACTCCGGTCCGCTGGACGGCCTGGACAAGACCGCCGCCATCGAGCGGATCATCGAGGTCATGGCCGAGCGCGGCACCGGCGCCGGGACGATCAACTACCGCCTGCGCGACTGGCTGCTGTCCCGCCAGCGCTACTGGGGCACGCCGATCCCGATCATCCACTGCCCGTCCTGCGGCGAGGTGGCCGTGCCCGACGAGCAGCTGCCCGTGACGCTGCCCGAGCTCAAGGGCGCCGAGCTGGCCCCCAAGGGCGTCTCGCCGCTGGCCGCGGCCAAGGAGTGGGTGGAGGTCGACTGCCCCTCCTGCGCAGGCCCGGCCAACCGCGACACCGACACCATGGACACCTTCGTCGACTCGTCCTGGTACTTCCTGCGCTACTGCTCGCCGCACGACGACAGCGCGCCGTTCGACAGCGAGGCCGTCGACAAGTGGGGCCCGGTCGACCACTACATCGGTGGCAAGGAACACGCGACGCTGCACCTGATGTACGCGCGCTTCTTCACCAAGGTCCTGCACGACATGGGGATGGTCTCCTTCACCGAGCCCTTCCGCCGGCTGACCAACCAGGGCCAGGTCATCAACGAGGGCCGGGCGATGTCGAAGTCGCTGGGCAACGGCGTCGACCTGGGCAAGGAGATCGACGCCTACGGTGTCGACGCGGTCCGGCTGACCATGCTGTTCGCCAGTCCTCCGGAGGAGGACGTCGACTGGGCCGACGTCTCGGTCACGGCCGCGCAGAAGTTCCTCAACCGCGCCTACCGGGTGATGTCCGAGGCCGGTGCCGCCAGTCGGCCGGGCACCGACCCCGCCACGGGCCACGTCGAGCTGCGCCGCGTCACGCACCGCTCGATCGACCAGATCACGACCCTGGTCGAGTCGCGCCGGTTCAACGTCGCCATCGCCCGCGTCATGGAGCTGGTCTCGGCCGCCCGCAAGGCGATCGACTCCGGGCCCGGCGCGGCCGACCCCGCGGTGCGCGAGGCGGCCGAGTTCGTCGCCGTCGCCCTGTCGCTGTTCGCGCCCTACGTGGCCGAGGAGGGCTGGGAGAAGCTGGGCCACGTCGGCACGGTGGCCGTGGACAACTGGCCCGAGGCCGACCCGGCGCTGCTGGTCCAGGAGGAGGTCACCTGCGTCGTCCAGGTGCAGAGCAAGGTGCGCGACAAGCTGACGGTGGCGCCGGACATCGACCCGGCCGAGCTGGAGCGCCTGGCCCTGGCGTCGGAGAAGGCACGCAACTTCATCGGTGACAAGCAGGTCCGCAAGGTGATCGTGCGCGCGCCGAAGCTGGTGAACATCGTCGTCGGCTGA